The proteins below come from a single Brevundimonas sp. LM2 genomic window:
- the pyrC gene encoding dihydroorotase: MTTLAIVNARLLDPATDYDGPGSVLIEDGVITRVEHGAAALMATRVIDAGGLCLSPGLIDIRVRTGEPGAEPKETLKSASLSAAAGGVTTIVIQPDTDPAVDDPAMVDFIQRRGAALNLVHVRVAGAATRSRDGQRMAEIGLMHEAGALYFTDGDHVIADSRVLSRIMAYASAFNALIACRPADPWLSEGAVATSGELATRLGLSGAPAIAERIQLERDLALVEQTGARFLVDQISTEAALEVLARARGRGLEVAASVSINHLCFNEIDIGDYRTFYRLDPPLRPESDRRALIEAVRDGLIEAITSAHTPAPAEDKRRPFAEAAPGAVGLETLLPAALSLHHEEGLDLLDVLRPLTHGPATLLGLEAGVISAGAPADLILFDPGAPVVIDAAALRSKSKNSPFDGRRLQGRVEMTVVGGRTVHTS; this comes from the coding sequence ATGACCACCTTGGCCATCGTCAACGCCCGCCTTCTGGACCCCGCCACCGACTACGACGGCCCCGGCTCGGTCCTGATCGAGGACGGGGTCATCACCCGCGTCGAACACGGGGCCGCCGCCCTGATGGCGACCCGGGTCATCGACGCCGGGGGCCTGTGCCTGTCGCCCGGCCTGATCGACATCCGCGTCCGCACCGGCGAGCCGGGGGCCGAGCCCAAGGAGACGCTGAAGTCGGCCAGCCTGTCGGCCGCGGCCGGGGGCGTCACCACCATCGTGATCCAGCCCGACACCGATCCCGCCGTCGACGACCCGGCCATGGTCGACTTCATCCAGCGCCGGGGCGCGGCCCTGAACCTGGTCCATGTCCGCGTCGCCGGGGCCGCGACCCGCAGCCGCGACGGCCAGCGCATGGCCGAGATCGGCCTGATGCACGAGGCGGGGGCGCTGTATTTCACCGACGGCGACCATGTCATCGCCGACAGCCGGGTGCTGTCGCGGATCATGGCCTATGCCTCGGCCTTCAACGCCCTGATCGCCTGCCGCCCGGCCGATCCCTGGCTCTCGGAGGGGGCCGTGGCCACGTCCGGAGAGCTGGCCACCCGGCTGGGGCTGTCCGGCGCGCCCGCCATCGCCGAACGCATCCAGCTGGAGCGCGACCTCGCCCTGGTCGAACAGACGGGTGCCCGGTTCCTGGTCGACCAGATCTCGACCGAGGCGGCGCTGGAGGTGCTGGCGCGGGCCCGGGGCCGGGGGCTGGAGGTGGCCGCCAGCGTCTCGATCAACCACCTGTGCTTCAATGAGATCGACATCGGCGACTACCGGACCTTCTACCGGCTTGACCCGCCGCTGCGGCCAGAAAGCGATCGCCGGGCCCTGATCGAGGCCGTGCGCGACGGTCTGATCGAGGCCATCACCTCGGCCCACACCCCCGCCCCCGCCGAGGACAAGCGCCGCCCCTTCGCCGAGGCCGCGCCCGGCGCGGTCGGGCTCGAGACCCTGCTGCCGGCCGCCCTGAGCCTGCACCACGAGGAGGGTCTGGACCTGCTCGACGTCCTGCGCCCCCTGACCCACGGCCCGGCGACCCTGCTGGGCCTCGAAGCTGGCGTGATTTCGGCTGGGGCCCCGGCAGACCTGATCCTGTTCGATCCCGGCGCGCCGGTGGTGATCGATGCGGCGGCGCTGCGATCCAAGTCCAAGAACTCGCCGTTCGACGGGCGAAGGCTTCAGGGCCGAGTAGAGATGACCGTTGTCGGCGGACGGACGGTCCATACGTCTTGA
- a CDS encoding aspartate carbamoyltransferase catalytic subunit produces MTHSNLAADLIADRRVPFPKPHFLAAADLNPPFVLALLDLADAFVDLNRSSTKALDLLGGRTVMNLFFENSTRTSSSFEIAAKRLGADVVTMPVQTSSVKKGETLIDTAVTLNAMRPDILVVRHGASGAAALLSQKVGCAVVNAGDGRHEHPTQALLDLLSLRRAFGDVGGLTVAICGDIAHSRVARSNVALLSMMGARVRLIGPPTLVPGDADRWGCEVFHDMREGLKGCDVVMMLRLQLERMDGALVPSTREYFRFWGLDREKLAWANAGAKVMHPGPMNRGVEIDSDVADDLSVSLIQDQVEMGVAARMAVLASLSARLETGA; encoded by the coding sequence ATGACCCACAGCAACCTTGCCGCCGACCTGATCGCCGACCGGCGGGTGCCGTTTCCAAAACCGCATTTCCTGGCCGCGGCGGATCTGAACCCGCCCTTCGTCCTGGCCCTGCTCGACCTGGCCGACGCCTTCGTCGACCTGAACCGCTCCTCGACCAAGGCGCTGGACCTGCTGGGCGGGCGCACGGTGATGAACCTGTTCTTCGAGAACTCGACCCGCACCAGTTCCTCGTTCGAGATCGCGGCCAAGCGGCTGGGGGCCGATGTGGTGACCATGCCGGTCCAGACGTCTTCGGTGAAGAAGGGCGAGACCCTGATCGACACCGCCGTGACCCTGAACGCCATGCGGCCCGACATCCTGGTGGTCCGTCACGGGGCCTCGGGCGCGGCGGCCCTGCTGTCGCAGAAGGTCGGCTGCGCGGTGGTCAATGCGGGCGACGGACGGCACGAGCATCCGACCCAGGCCCTGCTCGATCTGCTGAGCCTGCGCCGCGCCTTCGGGGACGTCGGCGGGCTGACGGTCGCCATCTGCGGCGACATCGCCCACAGCCGGGTGGCGCGCTCGAACGTGGCCCTGCTGTCGATGATGGGCGCGCGCGTCCGGCTGATCGGCCCGCCGACCCTGGTGCCCGGCGACGCCGACCGCTGGGGCTGCGAGGTCTTCCATGACATGCGCGAGGGGCTGAAAGGCTGCGACGTCGTCATGATGCTGCGGCTGCAGCTGGAGCGGATGGACGGAGCCCTGGTCCCGTCGACGCGCGAGTATTTCCGCTTCTGGGGCCTGGACCGGGAGAAGCTGGCCTGGGCCAATGCGGGGGCCAAGGTGATGCATCCGGGGCCGATGAACCGGGGGGTCGAGATCGATTCGGACGTCGCCGACGACCTGAGCGTCTCCCTGATCCAGGATCAGGTCGAGATGGGCGTGGCCGCGCGCATGGCCGTGCTGGCCTCGCTGTCGGCCCGGCTGGAGACGGGGGCATGA
- a CDS encoding AEC family transporter — protein MTALLAGIVPVFILIAIGYGLRKSDFLPDATWRPIEKLSINLLYPGFLIPAIWGADLSGGSVGAAGGSAVTAVLIVGALTLAAKPFLRIDGPAFSSVFQGTIRWNSFVFLPVIQSAFGAEGLALAAVMIACIIPVTNIACVAVLARWGTDQRGVRPLALTRAMLANPILVACLTGLTLNFLKVPPIPGISDTLRLLGGAALPLGLIVAGAGLSFAEVARSRWTVAGVTAVKLGVMPPLMWGLCILYGGDELAQGTALLCGAAPGAAAAYLLARQMGGDAPLMAGIVAATTVGSALGIPLLLALFHLA, from the coding sequence ATGACGGCCCTGCTCGCCGGGATCGTTCCGGTCTTCATCCTGATTGCCATCGGCTATGGCCTGCGCAAGTCCGACTTCCTGCCGGACGCGACCTGGCGGCCGATCGAGAAGCTGTCGATCAACCTGCTGTATCCGGGCTTCCTGATCCCGGCGATCTGGGGCGCCGACCTGTCGGGCGGCAGCGTCGGGGCGGCCGGCGGGTCAGCGGTGACGGCGGTGCTGATCGTCGGCGCCCTGACCCTGGCGGCCAAGCCGTTCCTTCGTATCGACGGGCCAGCCTTCAGCAGCGTGTTCCAGGGCACGATCCGCTGGAACAGTTTCGTCTTCCTGCCGGTGATCCAGTCGGCCTTCGGGGCCGAGGGCCTGGCCCTGGCGGCGGTGATGATCGCCTGCATCATCCCCGTCACGAATATCGCCTGCGTCGCCGTCCTGGCCCGCTGGGGGACCGACCAGCGCGGGGTGCGGCCCCTGGCCCTGACCCGGGCCATGCTGGCCAATCCGATCTTAGTGGCCTGTCTGACGGGCCTCACGCTGAACTTTTTGAAAGTGCCGCCGATCCCGGGCATTTCCGACACCTTGCGGCTGCTCGGCGGGGCCGCCCTGCCGCTGGGGCTGATCGTCGCCGGGGCGGGGCTGAGCTTCGCCGAGGTGGCGCGCAGCCGATGGACGGTCGCGGGCGTCACCGCCGTCAAGCTGGGGGTCATGCCGCCGCTGATGTGGGGCCTGTGCATCCTCTACGGCGGCGACGAGCTGGCCCAGGGCACGGCCCTGCTGTGCGGCGCGGCCCCGGGCGCGGCGGCGGCCTATCTGCTGGCGCGGCAGATGGGCGGGGATGCGCCGCTGATGGCCGGGATCGTCGCCGCCACGACCGTGGGCAGCGCCCTGGGCATCCCCCTGCTGCTGGCCCTGTTCCATCTGGCGTGA
- the ruvX gene encoding Holliday junction resolvase RuvX, with the protein MPVLNLIDLPAACPPDTAWMGLDLGETTIGVATSDTSRMIASPLELIRKSKFTAEAAALFKLMDHRKVSALIIGLPVNMDGTEGPRAQSCRAFARNLERFRPVNVAFWDERLSTSAVERFLIDELDLSRKRRAGVVDRTAAAWILQGALDRVRNLPLPPLHGEGG; encoded by the coding sequence GTGCCCGTCCTGAACCTGATCGACCTGCCCGCCGCCTGCCCGCCCGACACGGCGTGGATGGGTCTGGATCTGGGCGAGACCACCATCGGCGTGGCCACCTCCGACACCTCGCGCATGATCGCCAGCCCGCTGGAGCTGATCCGCAAATCGAAATTCACGGCCGAGGCCGCAGCCCTGTTCAAGCTGATGGACCACCGCAAGGTCTCGGCCCTGATCATCGGCCTGCCGGTCAACATGGACGGCACCGAGGGGCCGCGGGCCCAGTCGTGCCGCGCCTTCGCGCGCAACCTCGAGCGGTTCCGCCCCGTCAACGTCGCCTTCTGGGACGAGCGGCTGTCGACCAGCGCGGTCGAGCGGTTCCTGATCGATGAGCTGGACCTCAGCCGCAAGCGGCGCGCAGGGGTGGTGGACCGCACGGCCGCCGCCTGGATCCTGCAGGGGGCGCTGGATAGAGTGCGCAACCTGCCTCTCCCTCCCCTTCATGGGGAGGGAGGGTGA
- the gatC gene encoding Asp-tRNA(Asn)/Glu-tRNA(Gln) amidotransferase subunit GatC, producing the protein MAIDAATVRKVAHLARIKTPDDRLEPLAGELNTIMAWIDQLNEVDVEGVEPMTSNVAQALRLRDDVVTDGDRVEAVLSNAPQSADGFYVVPKVVE; encoded by the coding sequence ATGGCCATCGACGCCGCGACGGTGCGCAAGGTCGCCCACCTCGCCCGGATCAAGACCCCCGACGACCGGCTGGAGCCCCTGGCGGGCGAGCTGAATACCATCATGGCCTGGATCGACCAGCTCAATGAGGTCGATGTCGAGGGCGTGGAGCCGATGACGTCCAACGTGGCCCAGGCCCTGCGGCTGCGCGACGACGTCGTCACCGACGGCGACCGGGTCGAGGCCGTGCTGTCGAACGCGCCCCAGTCCGCCGACGGCTTCTACGTCGTGCCCAAGGTGGTGGAATAG
- the gatA gene encoding Asp-tRNA(Asn)/Glu-tRNA(Gln) amidotransferase subunit GatA encodes MSDLTNLTLKAAVDGLKAKTFSSQELTQAFLTNIEAANPTLNAYVEITADKALDMAKASDTRIAAGEGGALEGAPLGIKDLFCTEGVQTTAGSNMLRGFVPPYESTVTANLWRDGAVMLGKLNMDEFAMGSSNETSAFGPVVNPWKSKGSNAELTPGGSSGGSASAVAADLCLAATASDTGGSIRQPAAFTGTVGIKPTYGRASRFGMVAFASSLDQAGPITRTVEDAALMLRSMCSFDVKDSTSLDVPTPDWTQSVGQSVKGLRIGVPAEYVVDGMPEEVSKIWAQGIEWLKDAGCEIVHVSLPHTKYALPTYYIVAPAEASSNLARYDGMRFGHRADKATSLTDLYETSRAEGFGAEVKRRLVIGAYVLSAGFYDAYYVRALKVRRRIAEDFDKVWGQVDAILTPSTPSSAFALGDKQIDPVTMYLNDVFTVTANLAGLPGISVPAGLDANGLPLGLQVIGKALDEATVFQVGAALEKAAGGVGRAERWW; translated from the coding sequence ATGTCCGACCTGACGAACCTCACGCTCAAGGCGGCCGTCGACGGCCTGAAGGCGAAGACGTTCAGCTCGCAGGAGCTGACGCAGGCCTTCCTGACCAACATCGAGGCCGCCAACCCGACGCTGAACGCCTATGTCGAAATCACCGCCGACAAGGCGCTCGACATGGCCAAGGCGTCCGACACCCGCATCGCCGCGGGCGAGGGCGGGGCGCTGGAAGGGGCTCCCCTGGGCATCAAGGACCTGTTCTGCACCGAGGGGGTGCAGACCACCGCGGGCTCCAACATGCTGCGTGGCTTCGTCCCGCCCTATGAATCCACCGTCACCGCCAACCTGTGGCGTGACGGGGCTGTGATGCTGGGCAAGCTGAACATGGACGAGTTCGCCATGGGCTCGTCGAACGAGACCTCGGCCTTCGGGCCGGTAGTCAATCCATGGAAATCAAAGGGATCGAACGCCGAGCTGACGCCGGGCGGCAGCTCTGGCGGGTCGGCCTCGGCGGTTGCCGCCGATCTTTGCCTGGCCGCCACGGCCTCGGACACCGGCGGGTCGATCCGCCAGCCCGCCGCCTTCACCGGGACGGTCGGCATCAAGCCCACCTATGGCCGCGCCAGCCGGTTCGGCATGGTGGCCTTCGCCAGCTCGCTGGACCAGGCCGGGCCGATCACCAGGACGGTCGAGGACGCGGCCTTGATGCTGCGCTCCATGTGCAGTTTCGACGTCAAGGATTCGACCAGCCTCGACGTCCCGACGCCCGACTGGACCCAGTCCGTCGGACAGTCGGTCAAGGGGCTGCGCATCGGGGTTCCGGCCGAATACGTCGTCGACGGCATGCCGGAAGAGGTCTCGAAGATCTGGGCCCAGGGCATCGAATGGCTGAAGGACGCGGGCTGCGAGATCGTCCACGTCAGCCTGCCGCACACCAAATACGCCCTGCCGACCTACTATATCGTCGCCCCGGCCGAGGCCTCGTCCAACCTGGCCCGCTACGACGGCATGCGCTTCGGCCATCGCGCCGATAAAGCCACGTCGCTGACGGATCTCTACGAGACCAGCCGGGCCGAGGGCTTCGGAGCCGAGGTCAAACGCCGCCTGGTGATCGGGGCCTATGTGCTGTCGGCGGGTTTCTACGACGCCTATTACGTCCGGGCGCTGAAGGTCCGTCGCCGCATCGCCGAGGATTTCGACAAGGTCTGGGGCCAGGTCGACGCGATCCTGACGCCGTCCACGCCGTCGTCCGCCTTCGCCCTGGGCGACAAGCAGATCGACCCGGTAACCATGTATCTGAACGACGTCTTCACGGTAACGGCGAACCTCGCCGGCCTGCCGGGCATCTCGGTGCCGGCCGGCCTCGACGCCAACGGCCTGCCTTTGGGACTGCAGGTGATCGGCAAGGCGCTGGATGAAGCCACCGTGTTTCAAGTCGGCGCGGCCCTCGAAAAGGCGGCGGGCGGCGTCGGCCGGGCCGAGCGCTGGTGGTAG
- the gatB gene encoding Asp-tRNA(Asn)/Glu-tRNA(Gln) amidotransferase subunit GatB, with the protein MTDALATATPDTATIIQGRTGPWEIVMGLEIHAQVASKAKLFSGAAVGFGAGPNEQVSLIDAGFPGMLPTLNRHCVEQAVRTGLGLNAQINRRSQFDRKNYFYPDLPQGYQISQLYFPIVGEGVVEVEAEDGSFFNVGIERLHLEQDAGKLIHDLSPTESYVDLNRAGTALMEIVSRPDIRSPEQAVAYVKKIRTILIYLGTCDGDMEKGNLRADVNVSVCRVGQYEKFKATGDFSHLGTRCEIKNVNSFRFISQAINYEARRQIEILEDGGKIDQETRLYDPTAGETRSMRSKEEANDYRYFPDPDLLPLELEQAWIDGIKASLPELPDDKRRRLMADYGLSQYDAVVLISDQAKADYFEEAAKGRDAKLVANWVTNELSARLSADGKDFSESPLPAAHVAELVALIEEGVISSKIAKEVFDHVWSGEGSPRQVVEARGLVQVNDTGAIEKAVDEIIAANPDKAASVAEKPQAIGWFVGQVMKATGGKANPAAVNAILKARLGL; encoded by the coding sequence ATGACCGACGCACTCGCCACCGCCACGCCTGATACCGCCACCATCATCCAGGGCCGCACCGGGCCGTGGGAGATCGTCATGGGGCTGGAGATCCACGCCCAGGTCGCGTCCAAGGCCAAGCTGTTCTCCGGTGCCGCCGTGGGCTTCGGCGCGGGGCCGAACGAGCAGGTGTCGCTGATCGACGCCGGCTTCCCCGGCATGCTGCCGACCCTCAACAGACACTGCGTGGAACAGGCGGTCCGCACCGGCCTGGGCCTCAACGCCCAGATCAATCGCCGCAGCCAGTTCGACCGGAAGAACTATTTCTATCCCGACCTGCCGCAGGGCTATCAGATCAGCCAGCTGTATTTCCCGATCGTCGGGGAGGGCGTGGTCGAGGTCGAGGCCGAGGACGGCTCCTTCTTCAACGTCGGCATCGAGCGGCTGCATCTGGAGCAGGACGCGGGCAAGCTGATCCACGACCTGTCGCCGACCGAGAGCTATGTCGACCTGAATCGCGCCGGCACGGCCCTGATGGAAATCGTCTCGCGGCCCGACATCCGCTCGCCGGAACAGGCCGTCGCCTACGTCAAGAAGATCCGCACCATCCTGATCTATCTCGGCACCTGCGACGGCGACATGGAGAAGGGCAACCTGCGGGCTGACGTCAACGTCTCGGTCTGCCGCGTCGGCCAGTACGAAAAGTTCAAGGCTACCGGCGATTTCAGCCACCTGGGGACGCGCTGCGAGATCAAGAACGTGAACTCGTTCCGCTTCATTTCCCAGGCCATCAACTACGAGGCCCGGCGCCAGATCGAGATCCTGGAGGACGGCGGCAAGATCGATCAGGAGACGCGGCTGTACGACCCCACGGCCGGCGAGACCCGGTCGATGCGGTCGAAGGAAGAGGCGAACGATTACCGCTACTTCCCGGACCCGGATCTTCTGCCGCTGGAACTGGAGCAGGCCTGGATCGACGGCATCAAGGCCAGCCTTCCGGAGCTGCCGGACGACAAGCGTCGCCGGCTGATGGCCGACTACGGCCTGTCGCAGTACGACGCCGTGGTGCTGATCTCGGACCAGGCCAAGGCCGACTATTTCGAGGAGGCCGCTAAGGGCCGCGACGCCAAGCTGGTGGCCAACTGGGTGACCAACGAGCTGTCGGCCCGGCTGTCGGCCGACGGCAAGGACTTCTCCGAGAGCCCGCTGCCGGCGGCCCATGTGGCCGAGCTGGTGGCCCTGATCGAGGAGGGGGTGATCTCCTCCAAGATCGCCAAGGAGGTGTTCGACCACGTCTGGTCCGGCGAGGGCTCGCCGCGTCAGGTCGTCGAGGCCCGGGGCCTGGTGCAGGTCAACGACACCGGGGCCATCGAAAAGGCCGTCGACGAGATCATCGCCGCCAATCCGGACAAGGCCGCCTCGGTCGCCGAGAAGCCGCAGGCCATCGGCTGGTTCGTCGGCCAGGTGATGAAGGCGACGGGGGGCAAGGCCAACCCCGCCGCCGTCAACGCCATCCTGAAGGCACGGTTGGGGCTCTAG
- a CDS encoding RcnB family protein: MKKILVIGAVTLATLAAPVAASAQSWRGGDRDRDGRYERWERRSDHNRYDGGRYTNRERYNDYRRGQRDQYRDHRRYYRGATLPYEYRSNWYIRDYNRYGYGHPPRGYGYYRTDTGDVVLAALATGVIVSLLSR; this comes from the coding sequence GTGAAGAAGATCCTCGTCATCGGTGCGGTGACCCTGGCGACGCTGGCGGCACCCGTGGCCGCGTCCGCCCAGTCCTGGCGCGGCGGCGACCGCGACCGCGACGGCCGCTATGAGCGCTGGGAGCGTCGTTCCGATCACAATCGGTACGACGGCGGCCGCTACACCAACCGCGAACGCTACAACGACTACCGCCGCGGCCAGCGCGATCAATACCGCGATCACCGGCGCTATTATCGCGGGGCGACCCTGCCGTATGAGTACCGGTCGAACTGGTACATCCGCGATTATAACCGCTACGGCTACGGCCACCCGCCGCGCGGCTACGGCTATTACCGGACCGATACCGGCGACGTCGTCCTTGCGGCCCTGGCCACCGGTGTGATCGTCTCGCTCCTCAGCCGCTAG
- the xseA gene encoding exodeoxyribonuclease VII large subunit — protein sequence MTDDYVFAGAAEAEPAPPRDNNPPLSISELSFALKRTLEDRFGHVRLRGEISKVNRHASGHIYLTLKDDKSAIDGVVWKGSVRGLGVQPEAGLEVIVTGKITSYPARSSYQIVIESMEAAGAGALLAQLERLKVRLSGEGLFDPARKRPIPTFPATIGVITSPTGAVIRDILHRIAERWPCRVIVWPVVVQGDAACGQVGAAIRGFDALRPGGPIPRPDLLIVARGGGSVEDLWCFNDEGLARTVAAASIPIISAVGHETDTTLIDFVSDRRAPTPTGAAEMATPVLADLRAAVGDLDRRLDRAGARLLEDRRIRLRAVARGLPARPEELVAVAQQRLDHATSRLASGLGRNVDVHHRRLVGLDGRFSPRLLDRAVEQRAARLEGLAGRLVAGLTSNAAVHERRLLRAGGRLTPAPLRHRLEQRSDRLQGTVARLERLRTQALSRPTDRLAALARALATLDPKRPKPGFARVDDESGRMVASAAALSSGQMVSLTFADGTRAATIDGTAAGPKPSGKTKPTKVDQGSLF from the coding sequence ATGACCGACGACTACGTTTTCGCAGGTGCCGCCGAGGCCGAGCCGGCCCCGCCGCGGGACAACAATCCGCCCCTGTCGATCTCGGAACTGTCGTTCGCCCTCAAGCGCACGCTGGAGGATCGCTTCGGCCACGTCCGGCTGCGGGGCGAGATCTCCAAGGTCAATCGCCACGCCTCGGGTCACATCTATCTGACGCTGAAGGACGACAAGTCCGCCATCGACGGCGTGGTGTGGAAGGGCTCGGTGCGGGGCCTGGGGGTCCAGCCGGAGGCGGGGCTCGAGGTCATCGTCACGGGCAAAATCACCTCCTATCCGGCGCGGTCCAGCTACCAGATCGTGATCGAATCGATGGAGGCGGCCGGGGCCGGGGCCCTGCTGGCCCAGCTGGAGCGGCTGAAGGTCCGGCTGTCGGGCGAGGGCCTCTTCGACCCCGCCCGCAAACGGCCGATCCCGACCTTCCCCGCCACCATCGGCGTGATCACCAGCCCGACCGGGGCGGTGATTCGCGACATCCTGCACCGGATCGCCGAACGCTGGCCCTGCCGGGTGATCGTCTGGCCCGTGGTGGTCCAGGGCGACGCCGCCTGCGGCCAGGTCGGGGCCGCCATCCGCGGCTTCGATGCCCTGAGGCCCGGCGGCCCGATTCCGCGCCCCGACCTGCTGATCGTGGCTCGGGGCGGCGGCTCGGTCGAGGACCTGTGGTGCTTCAACGACGAGGGCCTGGCCCGCACGGTGGCGGCGGCCTCGATCCCGATCATCTCGGCTGTGGGGCATGAGACCGACACGACCCTGATCGACTTCGTCTCCGACCGCCGGGCCCCGACACCCACGGGCGCGGCCGAGATGGCCACGCCGGTGCTGGCCGACCTCCGGGCCGCCGTCGGCGATCTGGACCGGCGTCTGGACCGGGCGGGCGCCCGGCTGCTGGAGGATCGCCGCATCCGGCTGCGCGCCGTCGCCCGGGGCCTTCCCGCGCGCCCGGAGGAACTCGTCGCCGTGGCCCAGCAGCGGCTGGACCACGCCACCAGCCGGCTGGCTTCGGGTCTGGGGCGCAATGTCGACGTGCATCACCGACGGTTGGTCGGCCTCGACGGTCGGTTTTCGCCCCGCCTTCTGGATCGGGCGGTCGAACAGAGAGCGGCGCGGCTGGAGGGGCTGGCCGGCCGGCTCGTGGCGGGTCTGACCTCCAACGCCGCGGTCCACGAACGCCGCCTGCTCCGGGCCGGCGGGCGGCTGACCCCGGCCCCGCTTCGGCACCGGCTCGAGCAGCGCTCGGACCGGCTGCAGGGGACCGTCGCCCGGCTCGAACGCCTGCGCACCCAGGCCCTGTCGCGGCCGACCGACCGGTTGGCGGCCCTGGCCCGCGCCCTTGCCACGCTGGACCCGAAACGGCCCAAGCCCGGCTTCGCCCGCGTCGATGACGAATCGGGACGGATGGTGGCCTCGGCGGCCGCCCTGTCGTCCGGCCAGATGGTCAGCCTGACCTTCGCCGACGGCACCCGGGCCGCGACCATCGACGGCACCGCTGCGGGACCCAAGCCCTCAGGCAAAACGAAGCCGACGAAGGTGGATCAGGGCAGCCTGTTCTGA
- the purD gene encoding phosphoribosylamine--glycine ligase produces MDILLVGSGGREHALAWKISQSPLVDRLYCAPGNPGMAKVATCLPDYRADDAEGLTRLARELRVGLVVVGPEVALEAGLADRLIATGIPCFGPTAKAAQLETSKAFSKAFMARHDIPTAHYGVYERAADAKSALKVFQPPYVIKADGLAAGKGVAISPDRPDGEAEIDRMLGGRFGAAGARVVIEEFMDGEEGSLFALCDGQRAVLFGGAQDHKRAFDGDMGPNTGGMGAYSPAPVFDEALVTAANDRIVRPTLTAMAQEGTPYRGVLYAGLMATEAGPRVVEFNARFGDPECQVLMMRMAGDLVPYLLACAQGDVSRLPEPAFKPTTVICVVMAAKGYPDSPIEGSIIRGAEQDFGPHVQVFHAGTRRREDGTLVASGGRVLSVCAEGEDIVEARERAYAAVRRIDWPGGFNRTDIGWRALDRV; encoded by the coding sequence ATGGATATCCTGCTTGTCGGATCGGGGGGGCGCGAGCACGCCCTGGCCTGGAAAATCAGCCAGTCTCCCCTGGTCGATCGCCTGTACTGCGCGCCCGGCAATCCGGGCATGGCCAAGGTCGCGACCTGCCTGCCCGACTACAGGGCCGATGACGCCGAGGGCCTGACCCGCCTGGCGCGCGAGCTGCGCGTCGGCCTGGTCGTGGTGGGACCGGAGGTGGCGCTCGAGGCCGGTCTGGCCGACCGGTTGATCGCAACAGGCATTCCGTGTTTCGGACCGACGGCCAAGGCCGCCCAGCTGGAAACGTCGAAGGCCTTTTCCAAGGCCTTCATGGCCCGCCACGACATCCCGACCGCCCATTACGGCGTCTATGAGCGCGCCGCCGACGCCAAGTCCGCGCTGAAGGTCTTCCAGCCCCCCTATGTGATCAAGGCCGACGGCCTGGCGGCAGGCAAGGGCGTGGCCATCAGCCCGGACCGTCCCGACGGCGAGGCCGAGATCGACCGGATGCTGGGCGGGCGTTTCGGGGCCGCCGGGGCCCGGGTCGTGATCGAGGAGTTCATGGACGGCGAGGAAGGCTCGCTGTTCGCCCTGTGCGACGGCCAGAGGGCGGTCCTGTTCGGCGGGGCCCAGGACCACAAGCGGGCCTTCGACGGCGATATGGGCCCCAACACGGGCGGCATGGGCGCCTATTCGCCCGCGCCGGTCTTCGATGAGGCCCTGGTGACCGCGGCCAACGACCGGATCGTGCGGCCGACGCTGACGGCGATGGCGCAAGAGGGCACCCCCTATCGCGGCGTGCTCTACGCGGGGCTGATGGCGACCGAGGCGGGGCCCAGGGTCGTCGAGTTCAACGCCCGCTTCGGCGATCCGGAATGCCAGGTGCTGATGATGCGGATGGCCGGGGATCTGGTCCCCTATCTGCTGGCCTGCGCCCAGGGGGACGTTTCGCGCCTGCCGGAGCCCGCCTTCAAGCCGACGACGGTGATCTGCGTGGTGATGGCGGCCAAGGGCTATCCGGACAGTCCGATCGAGGGCTCGATCATCCGCGGGGCCGAGCAGGATTTCGGGCCGCACGTGCAGGTCTTCCATGCGGGCACGCGGCGGCGCGAGGACGGCACCCTGGTGGCGTCGGGTGGGCGCGTGCTGAGTGTCTGCGCCGAGGGCGAGGACATCGTCGAGGCGCGGGAGCGGGCCTATGCGGCGGTGCGTCGGATCGACTGGCCGGGCGGGTTCAACCGGACCGACATCGGCTGGCGGGCGCTGGACCGGGTCTAG